A genomic region of Coraliomargarita sinensis contains the following coding sequences:
- a CDS encoding outer membrane beta-barrel protein, which produces MAQPTAAAPLVSIGDNVDVFFNGSSSVRWSSNIFRDEDDEVDDIIWSLTPGFEVNLGRGVTNADLSLITRYEIRRYADLDELDTELFNIQLNGSYRTSRLDLSGSAYFREQKSSTGDINLNNDLVESDRLGGRLNAEYRFSPKFSLGSGISYSETEYKDPYDANFSDRERFTVPVDIFYELTPKVDLSIGYSYGETDVSGRPAITTGPPFNFILVPAANPYTTEDHFFNIGARGNLLPKLTGFFKVGYRLRDTDRPGSSQRGTLGIDSDLTWATTPKLTNRIALSRDFGVSGEGVSSENTSVSLTSNYSLNSYFAASVFADYTLREYINVDREENQYRLGARLTYTPNQYWSFGAGYTYSENDSDAVNRTYEDHSVDFTASLRY; this is translated from the coding sequence TTGGCGCAGCCGACTGCTGCCGCACCACTGGTTTCGATCGGCGACAATGTGGACGTTTTCTTTAACGGCTCGTCGAGTGTCCGCTGGTCATCAAACATCTTCCGGGACGAAGACGATGAAGTGGACGACATCATCTGGTCACTTACTCCTGGCTTTGAAGTTAACCTCGGACGCGGTGTGACTAATGCAGACCTCAGCCTGATCACACGCTACGAAATACGCCGCTATGCGGATTTGGACGAATTGGATACGGAGTTGTTTAATATCCAGTTGAACGGTTCCTACCGAACCAGCCGCCTGGATCTTAGCGGTTCGGCTTATTTCCGTGAGCAAAAATCTTCGACCGGCGACATCAATCTGAACAACGATCTAGTCGAGTCAGACCGTTTGGGCGGTCGGTTGAATGCCGAGTACCGCTTCTCGCCCAAATTCAGCCTCGGTAGCGGGATTAGCTACAGTGAGACCGAGTACAAGGATCCTTACGATGCTAACTTCTCCGATCGTGAGCGTTTCACAGTTCCGGTGGACATTTTTTACGAACTCACTCCCAAGGTGGATTTGAGTATCGGCTACTCCTATGGCGAAACTGATGTCAGCGGCCGTCCGGCAATCACCACCGGCCCCCCGTTCAACTTTATTCTCGTACCGGCAGCCAACCCCTACACCACTGAAGACCATTTCTTCAATATCGGCGCACGCGGTAATTTGCTGCCTAAACTGACCGGTTTCTTTAAGGTGGGTTATCGCCTGAGAGACACCGATCGCCCCGGCAGTTCCCAGAGAGGGACATTGGGTATCGACTCGGATCTGACATGGGCGACTACACCAAAGTTGACAAATCGTATTGCTTTGTCCCGCGATTTTGGTGTGAGCGGCGAAGGTGTCTCGTCTGAGAATACATCCGTATCGCTTACTTCCAACTACTCCTTGAACAGCTACTTTGCTGCATCGGTGTTCGCAGATTATACCTTGCGTGAGTATATCAATGTGGATCGCGAAGAAAACCAGTATCGTCTGGGCGCACGGCTGACTTATACGCCGAACCAGTACTGGAGCTTTGGAGCAGGTTACACATATTCGGAAAACGATTCCGATGCGGTTAACCGTACGTACGAAGACCACTCGGTCGACTTCACGGCGTCACTGCGTTATTAA
- a CDS encoding tetratricopeptide repeat protein yields the protein MKREKSNSSSQREKPILLGYAVQSKALDGRISIRFRWARLFVTFLLLALVGWFSLGGALYFYFKYNKEFDDVSYVKMLTLLPFGMEEHRKEMGDYHIEKGLNEMREGNYRDGFRLLRLGVARSPGNLEGRQVMAEFYEFALKRPDIAAQQLIQGLEEGGMEDLDYLKQTLRVLLRHQMDEEIQTLADQHLPDEPELTDRNRVLAFGAANANYLRGNFDNAENYLMSYGLIESLEGLLLSSQISWERGNKIAAITKMEASLSRFPKSEPLLMQLSRYNRELGNLDEARRYAILRNVSDPLSAAPRLELLYIYNKTGDVESEKRETQRMLKQFREDEPALQALANFAAETGNIDLARRTYEEALENEFAIDAFALLLIEAHLASDDYEGALYFAEELLKEKPQWLSNRWATFNSLRAVASYGVNQADLGEIYLQDFLDGKNNQPETFLAVARYFSEIGRYPQARKVLLNAYQANPSNQKVLTELIRTELELGYTENLNRLLPRLLQMRRPQEELLVEAYRKLGSDRFIFTPNRQGLLLELNAILRKNSNLPLFDS from the coding sequence ATGAAAAGAGAGAAGTCCAACAGTTCTTCCCAACGGGAAAAGCCGATCCTGCTTGGCTATGCGGTACAGAGCAAAGCACTGGACGGGCGGATCAGTATACGCTTTCGATGGGCACGGCTCTTTGTGACATTTTTGTTACTGGCACTGGTCGGGTGGTTCAGCCTCGGAGGTGCCCTCTATTTCTACTTCAAGTACAACAAGGAATTCGACGACGTCTCCTATGTAAAAATGCTCACCCTCCTCCCATTCGGGATGGAGGAGCATCGAAAAGAGATGGGGGACTACCACATTGAAAAAGGCCTGAACGAGATGCGGGAAGGGAATTACCGCGATGGGTTCCGCCTCCTGCGACTAGGGGTCGCTCGCTCCCCGGGCAACCTGGAAGGACGCCAGGTCATGGCCGAATTCTACGAATTTGCCCTGAAACGCCCCGACATTGCCGCGCAACAGCTTATCCAGGGACTGGAAGAGGGAGGCATGGAAGACCTGGACTACCTCAAACAAACTTTACGCGTGCTGTTGCGCCACCAGATGGACGAAGAGATTCAAACGCTGGCAGACCAGCACCTTCCGGATGAGCCTGAACTTACGGACAGAAATCGCGTCCTGGCATTTGGGGCGGCCAATGCGAACTATTTGCGCGGCAACTTTGATAATGCCGAAAACTACCTGATGAGCTACGGGTTGATCGAATCACTCGAAGGACTGCTTTTGTCCTCTCAGATCAGTTGGGAACGCGGCAACAAGATAGCTGCGATCACGAAAATGGAGGCTTCATTGAGCAGGTTCCCAAAGTCTGAGCCGCTGCTCATGCAGCTCAGTCGCTACAACCGCGAACTCGGGAATCTGGATGAGGCCAGACGCTATGCGATTTTACGCAACGTCAGCGACCCGCTGAGTGCCGCGCCGCGACTCGAACTTCTGTACATTTACAACAAGACCGGGGACGTGGAAAGCGAGAAGCGGGAAACGCAGCGCATGCTCAAGCAATTCCGCGAAGATGAACCCGCTCTGCAGGCTCTGGCAAACTTTGCTGCTGAAACCGGAAACATCGATCTCGCGCGTCGGACCTACGAAGAAGCTCTTGAAAACGAATTTGCTATCGATGCCTTTGCCTTGCTCTTGATTGAGGCACACTTGGCTAGCGATGACTACGAGGGGGCACTATACTTTGCAGAGGAATTGCTTAAAGAAAAACCGCAGTGGTTGAGCAACCGCTGGGCGACGTTCAACAGTCTCCGCGCTGTTGCCTCATACGGCGTTAATCAGGCCGACTTAGGTGAGATCTATCTTCAGGACTTCCTGGACGGGAAAAACAACCAGCCGGAAACTTTCCTGGCTGTCGCCCGTTATTTTTCTGAAATCGGACGCTATCCCCAAGCCCGCAAGGTTCTGTTGAATGCCTACCAAGCCAACCCGAGCAACCAGAAAGTTCTGACGGAATTAATCCGAACAGAGCTTGAGCTGGGCTATACGGAAAATCTGAACCGTTTGTTGCCCAGACTTCTCCAAATGCGCCGCCCCCAGGAAGAGCTGCTGGTCGAGGCCTACCGGAAGCTTGGCAGCGACCGCTTTATTTTCACACCGAACCGCCAGGGTCTGCTTCTTGAACTCAATGCGATTTTGCGGAAGAATTCGAATTTGCCGCTCTTCGACTCTTGA
- a CDS encoding lipoate--protein ligase family protein: MFVVLPNAFGDAATNMAIDTALLETLPEGTAVFRHYGWAEPSFTFGYSQRCSEVLSHTPPDVTLCRRLTGGGIVDHRNDWTYALVIARKAPPAEISSTVLYAAVHKSLSGALNAQSIETQLAPCPRKCDETTTRAEGPDQCFIQPVMNDVLNWEGRKIAGAAMKKTRQGLLIQGSMDRSALSGPVDLNAFSEEFIKNLSQSLEIPRQQPDDLRPFFQSSLIEREKEKFASQEWTHRR, translated from the coding sequence ATGTTTGTCGTTCTTCCAAATGCTTTCGGCGATGCCGCCACCAACATGGCGATCGACACCGCCCTGCTGGAAACACTCCCCGAAGGCACAGCCGTCTTCCGGCACTACGGTTGGGCCGAGCCCTCTTTTACATTCGGTTACAGTCAGCGGTGCAGCGAGGTTTTGTCCCACACCCCTCCTGACGTCACGCTCTGCCGGCGGCTCACCGGAGGTGGCATCGTCGACCACCGAAACGACTGGACCTACGCCCTGGTCATCGCGCGAAAGGCACCTCCGGCAGAGATCTCGTCGACCGTTCTTTACGCCGCTGTCCATAAGTCGCTGTCCGGTGCGCTCAACGCCCAGTCTATTGAAACACAACTCGCACCCTGCCCGAGAAAATGCGACGAGACGACCACCCGGGCTGAGGGCCCGGACCAGTGTTTCATCCAGCCCGTAATGAATGACGTGCTCAACTGGGAGGGACGTAAAATCGCCGGTGCCGCCATGAAAAAAACGCGGCAAGGCTTATTGATTCAAGGCTCCATGGATCGGAGTGCCCTTTCCGGCCCGGTTGATTTGAACGCGTTTTCGGAAGAATTTATCAAAAACTTGTCTCAGTCGCTGGAGATCCCCCGGCAGCAACCGGATGATTTGCGCCCCTTCTTTCAGTCGAGTCTCATCGAGCGCGAAAAAGAGAAGTTTGCCAGTCAGGAGTGGACGCACCGGCGCTAA
- a CDS encoding polysaccharide biosynthesis/export family protein: MDTVKSVFLHFIILLAFVLTGAAQDSGFGGGSSSSSSGNSSGSSGGSTGASGGSSQGVGIIVGENYVLKPSDVISVEVYQEEDLNKSVRIEGDGSVALALIGKVKIAGMTVAEAQSLITDLYNRDYLVDPQVSVLVTSFSPKIVHVLGSVNSPGRVQIPPDRDLTLTEAIAAVRGVTRLGNPKSITIKRVDEDGRSRQMEVNFSRIVTDPDSRDIVLKEGDTVWVPERII, encoded by the coding sequence ATGGACACCGTAAAATCAGTTTTCTTACACTTTATCATCCTACTGGCTTTTGTTCTAACCGGTGCTGCGCAGGACTCTGGTTTTGGTGGTGGTTCGTCCTCTTCGTCTTCCGGCAACAGCAGCGGATCCTCCGGCGGATCTACTGGTGCATCGGGAGGAAGCTCGCAGGGTGTCGGAATTATTGTGGGTGAAAACTATGTTTTGAAGCCCTCCGATGTGATTTCTGTCGAGGTTTATCAAGAGGAAGACCTCAACAAAAGTGTTCGGATTGAAGGCGATGGCTCTGTTGCTCTTGCGCTCATTGGTAAGGTCAAAATCGCCGGAATGACCGTAGCGGAAGCTCAATCGCTCATAACAGACCTCTACAATCGGGACTACCTGGTTGATCCACAAGTGTCTGTACTGGTCACATCTTTCTCGCCGAAAATCGTACATGTGCTCGGATCTGTCAACAGCCCCGGGAGGGTCCAGATTCCGCCTGACCGCGACCTGACTTTGACTGAGGCGATCGCTGCCGTGCGTGGCGTTACCCGTTTGGGAAATCCCAAATCTATCACTATCAAGCGTGTGGATGAAGATGGCCGTTCCCGCCAGATGGAGGTGAACTTTAGCCGAATCGTTACCGACCCCGACTCCAGAGATATTGTTCTGAAAGAAGGGGACACCGTGTGGGTGCCGGAGCGAATCATCTAA
- the hisC gene encoding histidinol-phosphate transaminase, producing the protein MNYAELANPGVLEQPVYEPGKPIEYVAREYGLDPAKIAKLASNENPFGPSPKAIEAGRLAMQQVHLYPDGGCHDLREAIACARGVSENSILIGNGSNEIIELLGHAFLRPGVEAVMGSQAFIVYKLVAKLFGATPVEVPMDGFAHDLKAMRNAVTEKTRLLFVASPNNPTGAANSEAELIDLAEGLPDHVVFCFDEAYAEYLDSAPDLRRQIEAGRKVICMRTFSKVYGLGGLRVGYGYADPELVALLQRVRQPFNVNSVAQAAAKAALGDHDFMEMCRRENETGREILSAGLEKMGFETFGGSANFVLCRVGDGVKVFRQLQERGIIVRPLAPYGMPDYVRITIGRPEENTRLLETMSGLLETA; encoded by the coding sequence ATGAACTACGCTGAACTTGCGAATCCCGGTGTACTGGAGCAACCGGTCTATGAACCGGGCAAACCTATCGAATACGTTGCGCGCGAATATGGCTTGGACCCTGCCAAAATCGCGAAGCTCGCCTCGAACGAAAACCCCTTCGGTCCTTCCCCGAAGGCAATCGAGGCTGGTCGGCTCGCCATGCAACAGGTCCACCTCTATCCGGATGGCGGCTGCCATGATTTGCGCGAAGCGATCGCTTGCGCGCGTGGTGTGTCCGAAAATTCAATTTTAATCGGCAATGGCTCGAACGAGATTATCGAGTTGCTGGGGCATGCCTTTCTACGCCCGGGAGTGGAAGCAGTCATGGGCTCGCAGGCTTTTATCGTCTATAAGCTTGTGGCTAAGCTCTTCGGTGCGACGCCCGTCGAAGTCCCCATGGACGGCTTTGCTCATGACCTGAAGGCTATGCGAAATGCTGTTACGGAGAAGACACGTCTGCTTTTTGTTGCGAGTCCGAACAATCCGACCGGAGCCGCCAATTCGGAGGCCGAGCTGATCGATTTGGCGGAGGGCTTGCCGGATCACGTGGTTTTTTGTTTCGATGAAGCTTACGCCGAATATCTGGACTCGGCGCCGGATCTGCGCCGCCAGATCGAGGCGGGAAGAAAAGTGATCTGCATGCGCACGTTTTCCAAAGTTTACGGATTGGGCGGTCTGCGCGTCGGCTACGGTTATGCAGATCCCGAACTCGTGGCGCTTTTGCAGCGGGTTCGCCAACCGTTTAATGTCAACTCCGTCGCCCAAGCCGCGGCGAAGGCGGCCCTCGGAGATCATGATTTCATGGAAATGTGCCGCCGTGAGAATGAGACAGGGCGCGAGATTTTGTCTGCCGGTCTCGAGAAGATGGGCTTTGAGACTTTTGGAGGTAGTGCCAATTTTGTTTTATGCCGCGTCGGTGACGGGGTAAAAGTATTCCGCCAGTTGCAGGAACGGGGCATTATCGTGCGTCCGCTTGCACCTTACGGGATGCCTGATTACGTGCGTATTACCATCGGACGCCCCGAAGAAAATACGCGCTTGCTGGAGACGATGTCCGGATTGCTGGAAACTGCATGA
- a CDS encoding hemolysin family protein, producing the protein MSASWSSFLISSLTVSIMLVLHGFIVMCEISLMKLRYGEVDDEQFEALKKNKGISRLIENSDLSGRVLRFSKTLCTVAVGLLLIPWVADLFVLIDLSLEPNRWVVILVAFTCAVSVHFVFAEILPRGLAMRDPVLGLKRSYRVLLAFQVATYPLMQFFRVLKRGLYRIIGVEVKDEFNPLDLDVQIRAMGEDSQSISSLVRRIMDRTMNMRGLVVHDVLLPRSQVVICDLEEDIRTNLDRMKEAGHTRYPLCKGSLDDCVGLIHIKDIFRWREPVSQIDLINLKRNVAVFPLNTPLEEALQRMLRARFHMALAMDQFGGVVGVITLESILEELVGEIQDEFDSEEEQIIALPKEGSYRISALTPVHDVEQALDLEIENDDVSTFGGLITGELGRIPDQGEILDLYNMRVTIEQVDERRVISTRVEVIATPES; encoded by the coding sequence ATGAGTGCGAGTTGGTCCAGTTTCTTAATCTCCTCCTTAACGGTCAGCATCATGCTGGTGCTGCACGGTTTTATCGTGATGTGTGAAATCAGCTTGATGAAGCTTCGTTACGGCGAGGTCGACGACGAGCAGTTTGAGGCGTTAAAGAAAAACAAGGGGATTTCACGGCTGATTGAGAACAGTGACCTCAGTGGCAGAGTACTGCGCTTTAGTAAAACACTGTGTACGGTTGCGGTTGGGCTGTTGCTCATTCCCTGGGTGGCAGACTTGTTTGTTTTAATTGACCTGTCACTGGAACCTAATCGGTGGGTCGTTATTCTGGTTGCCTTCACTTGTGCGGTTTCGGTTCATTTTGTTTTTGCGGAGATCCTTCCCCGTGGGCTTGCCATGCGGGACCCCGTCCTCGGGCTCAAAAGGTCTTACCGTGTCCTCTTGGCCTTTCAGGTGGCTACCTATCCGCTGATGCAGTTTTTCCGTGTCCTAAAGCGTGGCTTGTATCGGATTATCGGAGTCGAGGTTAAGGATGAGTTCAACCCGCTTGATCTGGATGTACAGATCCGGGCCATGGGCGAGGACAGTCAGTCGATTTCCAGCCTGGTGCGGCGTATCATGGATCGTACCATGAATATGCGCGGGCTTGTGGTTCACGACGTTCTGCTCCCGCGCAGTCAGGTCGTCATCTGCGACCTGGAAGAAGATATTCGCACAAATCTGGATAGGATGAAAGAGGCGGGGCATACACGCTACCCCTTGTGCAAAGGCAGTTTGGATGACTGCGTCGGCCTCATCCATATCAAGGATATCTTCCGCTGGCGTGAGCCGGTCTCACAAATTGACCTCATCAACCTGAAGCGGAATGTGGCTGTATTTCCCCTCAATACTCCTTTGGAAGAGGCCCTGCAGCGAATGCTGCGGGCACGTTTTCATATGGCATTGGCCATGGATCAGTTCGGTGGGGTCGTCGGAGTCATCACACTGGAGTCCATTCTCGAGGAACTGGTCGGCGAAATTCAGGACGAGTTTGACAGCGAAGAAGAGCAAATCATCGCTTTGCCAAAGGAGGGCAGCTACCGAATATCGGCGCTGACTCCGGTACACGACGTCGAACAGGCGCTGGATTTGGAGATTGAGAATGACGATGTCTCAACTTTCGGGGGCCTGATCACCGGAGAACTGGGCCGCATTCCGGATCAGGGTGAAATTTTGGATTTATACAATATGCGCGTGACGATCGAGCAGGTTGACGAGCGTCGTGTTATCTCGACTCGTGTCGAGGTGATCGCCACCCCGGAATCGTAA
- a CDS encoding DUF6288 domain-containing protein, with translation MTIKYIYTAVLAAFFVVAAHGLAARAPAEFLLGPTGMTGTYTKKSIKVTRVAEGSPADGFIEKGDEIIGLGSAKFSGDVRRALAAAIDQAETDQAGGKLNLMLNGGRQADLQLEVLGAYSESAPYNCPKTEKIIRRAADYLAAEIETALDPENRKSRGQFNSGATHTALLGLMATGEKPYIDLVGRAIAKSKVANPDYEAIEALLDGTGRDLGYVGWYWGYNCILLGEYYLLTGDESVLPALKAYAVGLARGQDAGGLWGHRLATNGRLPGYAQMNQSSLSSYLGMLVAWKCGIDDPALKKGIKKTSPYFASHVGRGTFKYGVHGPNPKEFNNNGMSGLAAVCMDLRDNKEGVKFFSRMCSTSYDTLERGHASNFFNPLWTPLGANYAGPDVTQQFFDNSLWFHTTYRHWDGSFHRKGKEFHKEGSQTGAALLTHCLPRKALLITGREADPSLWLKGDEATAAVRMSQIDYNSKTVEELLEMFDHPMPMVRIRAVWSLRDRDSSFVPRVAAMLNDGNKLQKTSAMEYFGYKCPPEQAHPQIDTIGRILRDGQADPELREKAAKTLSFHGEPAYRYYKDMLQLVLDEEPEDHFREIDQSVGESLNRMCATPFDSGLVTDKELFFAASQKLIDHKRQQARSAGIKMLSDMPLEDLHHVADDVMYIIKDKDRTYHSYHGWQHTIGPAIEVLAGLNIKEGLPYAAGVIDREGGKWGFKVRMLCAALPKYGANAQDALAEIKKDPRLENIEEGRFGRMWRNMVTAIEEDPSPSELVSLEEALQMGGR, from the coding sequence ATGACAATTAAATATATTTATACGGCCGTTTTAGCGGCATTTTTCGTCGTCGCCGCTCATGGCCTCGCTGCCAGAGCGCCGGCTGAGTTTCTGCTCGGCCCCACAGGAATGACGGGCACATATACGAAAAAGAGCATCAAAGTGACCCGGGTGGCCGAAGGCTCACCTGCGGACGGTTTCATTGAAAAAGGCGATGAGATCATCGGTCTGGGCTCGGCGAAGTTTTCCGGTGATGTGCGGCGTGCTTTAGCGGCCGCAATCGATCAGGCGGAAACTGACCAGGCGGGTGGGAAATTAAATTTGATGTTGAATGGCGGTCGACAAGCCGACCTCCAGTTGGAGGTGCTGGGAGCTTACAGCGAAAGTGCCCCGTACAATTGTCCTAAAACGGAAAAAATCATCCGGCGGGCGGCGGATTATCTGGCCGCGGAAATCGAGACGGCGCTCGATCCGGAGAACCGGAAATCCCGCGGACAATTTAATTCCGGCGCGACGCACACGGCCCTGCTGGGGCTCATGGCGACCGGTGAGAAGCCTTATATTGATCTGGTGGGTCGGGCGATTGCGAAATCAAAAGTCGCCAACCCTGATTACGAGGCCATCGAAGCGCTATTGGACGGCACCGGCCGCGACCTCGGTTACGTCGGATGGTATTGGGGGTATAACTGCATCCTGTTGGGGGAGTATTACCTTCTCACCGGGGATGAATCGGTTCTGCCGGCATTGAAAGCCTACGCGGTCGGTCTGGCGCGCGGGCAGGACGCCGGCGGCTTATGGGGGCATCGTTTGGCGACGAACGGTCGTCTGCCCGGCTACGCGCAGATGAATCAAAGCAGCCTTTCCTCTTATCTGGGAATGCTCGTTGCCTGGAAATGCGGTATCGATGATCCCGCGCTGAAAAAAGGGATTAAAAAAACCTCGCCTTACTTCGCGTCCCACGTGGGCAGAGGCACTTTCAAATACGGGGTACACGGGCCCAATCCCAAGGAATTCAATAATAATGGCATGAGCGGCCTGGCGGCCGTGTGCATGGATTTGCGCGATAACAAGGAAGGGGTGAAGTTCTTTTCTAGAATGTGCTCGACCTCCTACGATACCCTCGAGCGCGGGCATGCCAGCAACTTCTTCAACCCTCTCTGGACACCGCTAGGGGCCAATTACGCCGGTCCTGACGTCACGCAGCAGTTCTTTGATAACTCGCTCTGGTTCCACACGACCTACCGGCATTGGGACGGAAGTTTTCACCGAAAAGGCAAAGAGTTCCACAAGGAGGGCTCACAAACAGGCGCCGCCTTGTTGACCCACTGCCTCCCAAGGAAGGCCCTGCTCATAACCGGGAGAGAAGCCGACCCGTCGCTTTGGCTGAAAGGCGACGAAGCGACGGCGGCGGTGCGGATGAGCCAGATTGATTACAATTCCAAGACCGTCGAAGAGCTGCTGGAGATGTTTGACCATCCCATGCCCATGGTGCGCATACGCGCCGTCTGGAGTCTGCGCGACCGGGACAGTAGCTTCGTCCCCAGGGTCGCTGCGATGCTGAATGACGGCAACAAGCTTCAAAAAACCAGTGCGATGGAATACTTCGGCTACAAGTGTCCGCCAGAGCAGGCGCATCCACAGATTGATACGATCGGCAGAATCCTCCGGGATGGGCAGGCAGATCCCGAATTGCGGGAAAAGGCAGCCAAGACGTTATCTTTCCACGGTGAACCGGCCTACCGCTATTACAAAGATATGCTTCAGTTGGTGCTCGATGAAGAGCCGGAAGATCATTTTCGGGAGATCGACCAGTCGGTGGGAGAGAGTCTTAACCGGATGTGCGCCACGCCTTTTGATTCCGGCCTCGTGACCGACAAGGAACTATTCTTCGCGGCATCCCAAAAACTGATTGATCACAAACGGCAGCAGGCCCGTTCGGCCGGCATTAAGATGCTTTCGGATATGCCGCTCGAGGACCTGCACCACGTTGCGGATGACGTGATGTATATCATCAAGGACAAAGACCGTACCTATCATTCCTACCACGGGTGGCAGCACACCATCGGGCCTGCTATCGAAGTTTTGGCCGGGCTCAATATCAAGGAGGGTCTGCCCTATGCGGCGGGTGTGATTGACCGCGAGGGCGGTAAGTGGGGCTTCAAGGTGCGGATGCTTTGTGCCGCGTTGCCGAAATATGGCGCCAACGCCCAAGACGCTTTGGCAGAGATCAAGAAAGACCCACGTCTCGAAAACATTGAGGAGGGGCGTTTCGGCCGCATGTGGCGAAACATGGTCACGGCGATTGAGGAGGATCCATCCCCCAGCGAACTGGTTTCCCTGGAAGAGGCCCTGCAAATGGGCGGCCGCTAA
- a CDS encoding SDR family oxidoreductase, giving the protein MKILLTGASGLLGNAYASAAVRRGHEVIALANQHTPVAGGISRSLQIDLRAPDPLTSLCLEIWPDAIVNCAAISNPASVEADPKLAEKINVALPRHLAQLSNHLGARLIHISTDMVFDGRAEEPYRSTDMPAPTNLYGQTKLMAEREVLEHNPEDPVVLRIPILMGNSPGGRRSVHEKLISAIQAGERPRLFCDEIRQPTSAENVAEVMLELSERRDLHGIFHWAGSETVSRYEMGQRILRHFGLDLDTIESVSQKDTPGQADRPSHLTFNLHPLISKIKTQPLNFEEQLEELTRVDPLQA; this is encoded by the coding sequence ATGAAGATTCTTCTCACCGGAGCCTCAGGTCTCCTCGGAAATGCTTATGCCAGCGCTGCGGTCCGCCGCGGCCACGAGGTCATAGCGCTTGCTAACCAACATACCCCGGTCGCCGGCGGAATTTCCCGCAGTTTACAAATCGATCTGCGCGCCCCCGACCCACTAACCAGCCTGTGCCTCGAAATCTGGCCGGATGCCATCGTCAACTGCGCCGCGATTTCCAACCCCGCTTCCGTCGAGGCCGATCCAAAACTGGCCGAAAAGATCAACGTCGCCCTGCCCCGGCATCTCGCCCAACTCTCCAATCATCTGGGGGCGCGCCTGATTCACATTTCGACCGACATGGTCTTCGACGGGCGCGCGGAGGAGCCATACCGCTCCACGGATATGCCGGCACCGACCAATCTTTACGGGCAGACCAAACTGATGGCCGAGCGCGAAGTCCTGGAGCACAATCCGGAGGATCCTGTTGTTTTGCGCATCCCGATCCTCATGGGCAACAGCCCAGGCGGCCGCCGAAGCGTCCATGAAAAGCTCATCTCGGCAATCCAAGCCGGCGAGCGCCCCAGACTTTTCTGCGACGAAATCCGCCAGCCGACCTCGGCGGAAAATGTTGCCGAAGTCATGCTGGAGCTTTCAGAACGCCGCGACCTCCACGGCATCTTTCATTGGGCCGGCAGCGAGACGGTCAGCCGCTACGAGATGGGGCAGCGCATCCTCCGCCACTTCGGACTGGATCTCGATACCATTGAAAGCGTCAGCCAAAAAGATACCCCCGGACAAGCCGACCGCCCCAGTCATCTCACGTTCAACCTCCACCCGCTCATCTCCAAAATAAAGACCCAACCCCTCAACTTTGAGGAACAACTTGAAGAACTGACCCGGGTCGATCCCCTGCAGGCTTAA